A part of Kitasatospora acidiphila genomic DNA contains:
- a CDS encoding DEAD/DEAH box helicase — protein sequence MSLVDDDRFVMPADAQDETVDAADLIDTIDADLTDAEPTDAVEEPAEPTITFGDLGLHDDVVRALAKRGVTTPFPIQAATIPDALAGKDVLGRGRTGSGKTLSFGLPLLTRLADGERTKPKHPRGLILVPTRELAMQVADALEPFGSVLGLKLKVVCGGTSMSNQIYALERGVDVLVATPGRLRDLINRGTAKLADVQTVVLDEADQMADMGFLPEVTEILDQVPAGGQRLLFSATLENEIDTLVKRYLKNPVTHEVDPSAGAVTTMTHHILVVKPKDKAPITNAIAARKGRTIIFVRTQMGADRVAEQLIEAGVKADALHGGMTQGARTRVLGDFKDGYVNVVVATDVAARGIHVDGIDLVLNVDPAGDHKDYLHRSGRTARAGRSGAVVTLVLPHQRRGVFRLMEDAGVDASRHILDRAFDAEVAKITGARSLVEVQAESASGIAGAAEREVAELSKQLERAQRRAAELRDEADRLAARAARERAELGIEEEPAAQADEPAAGAEAAAAVEEQREVREVRETREPREERIPAYREPRNERSSFGGGGRDRDDRGGRSFGGGGRDRDDRGGRSFGGGGRDRDDRGGRSFGDRPARSFGDRDNRGFGGGGRDRDDRGGRSFGDRPARSFGDRDNRGFGGGGRDRDDRGGRSFGDRPARSFGDRDNRGFGGGGRDRDDRGGRSFGDRPARSFGDRDNRGAGSSRPFARRDDHRSGGRPQGGGYGDRAGRSYGDRSFGDRDNNGGDRKPRWKN from the coding sequence TTGTCTCTCGTTGACGACGACCGCTTCGTCATGCCCGCTGACGCCCAGGACGAGACGGTTGACGCCGCCGACCTGATCGACACCATCGACGCCGACCTCACCGACGCCGAGCCCACCGACGCCGTCGAGGAGCCCGCCGAGCCCACCATCACCTTCGGTGACCTGGGCCTGCACGACGACGTGGTGCGTGCCCTCGCCAAGCGCGGCGTCACCACCCCGTTCCCGATCCAGGCCGCGACCATCCCGGACGCGCTGGCCGGCAAGGACGTCCTCGGCCGTGGCCGCACCGGCTCCGGCAAGACCCTGAGCTTCGGCCTGCCGCTGCTCACCCGCCTCGCCGACGGCGAGCGCACCAAGCCCAAGCACCCGCGCGGCCTGATCCTGGTGCCGACCCGCGAGCTGGCCATGCAGGTCGCCGACGCGCTGGAGCCGTTCGGCTCGGTGCTCGGGCTCAAGCTCAAGGTGGTCTGCGGCGGCACCTCGATGTCCAACCAGATCTACGCGCTGGAGCGCGGCGTCGACGTCCTGGTGGCCACCCCCGGCCGCCTGCGCGACCTGATCAACCGCGGCACCGCCAAGCTCGCCGACGTCCAGACCGTGGTGCTCGACGAGGCCGACCAGATGGCCGACATGGGCTTCCTGCCCGAGGTCACCGAGATCCTCGACCAGGTGCCGGCCGGCGGCCAGCGCCTGCTCTTCTCCGCCACCCTGGAGAACGAGATCGACACCCTGGTCAAGCGCTACCTGAAGAACCCGGTCACCCACGAGGTCGACCCCTCGGCCGGTGCGGTCACCACCATGACCCACCACATCCTCGTGGTGAAGCCGAAGGACAAGGCGCCGATCACCAACGCGATCGCCGCCCGCAAGGGCCGCACGATCATCTTCGTCCGCACCCAGATGGGCGCCGACCGGGTCGCCGAGCAGCTGATCGAGGCCGGCGTGAAGGCCGACGCGCTGCACGGCGGTATGACCCAGGGCGCCCGCACCCGGGTGCTGGGCGACTTCAAGGACGGCTACGTCAACGTCGTCGTCGCGACCGACGTCGCGGCGCGCGGTATCCACGTGGACGGCATCGACCTGGTGCTCAACGTGGACCCGGCCGGCGACCACAAGGACTACCTGCACCGCTCCGGCCGCACCGCCCGGGCCGGCCGCTCCGGCGCCGTCGTCACCCTGGTGCTGCCGCACCAGCGCCGTGGCGTCTTCCGCCTGATGGAGGACGCGGGCGTGGACGCCTCCCGGCACATCCTGGACCGCGCCTTCGACGCCGAGGTCGCCAAGATCACCGGCGCCCGCTCGCTGGTCGAGGTCCAGGCGGAGAGCGCCTCCGGCATCGCCGGTGCCGCCGAGCGTGAGGTCGCCGAGCTCAGCAAGCAGCTGGAGCGCGCTCAGCGCCGGGCCGCCGAGCTGCGCGACGAGGCCGACCGCCTGGCCGCCCGGGCCGCCCGCGAGCGGGCCGAGCTGGGCATCGAGGAGGAGCCGGCGGCCCAGGCCGACGAGCCGGCTGCCGGTGCCGAGGCGGCCGCGGCCGTCGAGGAGCAGCGCGAGGTGCGCGAGGTCCGGGAGACCCGCGAGCCGCGCGAGGAGCGGATTCCGGCGTACCGGGAGCCGCGCAACGAGCGGTCGTCGTTCGGCGGTGGCGGTCGTGACCGCGATGACCGCGGTGGCCGTTCCTTCGGTGGTGGCGGTCGTGACCGCGACGATCGCGGTGGCCGTTCCTTCGGTGGTGGCGGTCGTGACCGTGACGACCGTGGTGGCCGCTCGTTCGGTGACCGTCCGGCGCGTTCGTTCGGTGACCGTGACAACCGCGGTTTCGGTGGTGGCGGTCGTGACCGTGACGACCGTGGTGGCCGTTCCTTCGGTGACCGTCCGGCGCGTTCGTTCGGTGACCGTGACAACCGCGGTTTCGGTGGTGGCGGTCGTGACCGTGACGACCGTGGTGGCCGTTCCTTCGGTGACCGTCCGGCGCGTTCGTTCGGTGACCGTGACAACCGGGGCTTCGGTGGTGGCGGTCGTGACCGTGACGACCGTGGTGGCCGTTCCTTCGGTGACCGTCCGGCGCGTTCCTTCGGTGACCGCGACAACCGCGGCGCCGGCAGCAGCCGTCCGTTCGCCCGCCGTGACGACCACCGCTCCGGCGGCCGTCCGCAGGGTGGCGGGTACGGCGACCGCGCCGGCCGTTCCTACGGGGACCGCTCGTTCGGCGACCGTGACAACAACGGCGGCGACCGCAAGCCGCGTTGGAAGAACTGA
- a CDS encoding metallopeptidase family protein yields the protein MSREVFEGLVSDALDQIPPQLAAMMDNVAVFVEDEPDPATPELLGLYEGTPLTERGEWYAGVLPDRIIIYRGPTLRLCETAELVIAEVRTTVIHEVAHHFGFDDHELHELGWS from the coding sequence ATGAGCCGGGAAGTATTCGAGGGCCTGGTCAGCGACGCCCTCGACCAGATCCCCCCGCAGCTGGCGGCCATGATGGACAACGTCGCGGTCTTCGTCGAGGACGAGCCCGACCCCGCCACCCCCGAGTTGCTCGGCCTCTACGAGGGCACCCCGCTGACCGAGCGCGGTGAGTGGTACGCCGGGGTGCTGCCCGACCGGATCATCATCTACCGCGGCCCGACCCTGCGCCTGTGCGAGACCGCGGAGCTCGTGATCGCCGAGGTCCGCACCACCGTCATCCACGAGGTGGCCCACCACTTCGGCTTCGACGACCACGAGCTGCACGAGCTCGGCTGGTCCTGA
- a CDS encoding cold-shock protein translates to MANGTVKWFNSEKGFGFIEQEGGGPDVFAHFSNIQANGFRELLEGQKVEFDVTQGQKGPQAENIRPL, encoded by the coding sequence ATGGCTAATGGCACTGTGAAGTGGTTCAACTCGGAAAAGGGCTTCGGCTTCATCGAGCAGGAGGGTGGCGGTCCCGACGTGTTCGCCCACTTCTCGAACATCCAGGCCAACGGCTTCCGTGAGCTGCTCGAGGGCCAGAAGGTCGAGTTCGACGTCACGCAGGGCCAGAAGGGCCCGCAGGCGGAGAACATTCGCCCGCTCTAA
- a CDS encoding DinB family protein, translating into MTFDLAIKRSDPPYVAPEPESLTAWLDWHRATLLTKLDGLSEEQARYSPVPSGTSLLGLVKHLTECEHYWIARCVAEVDEPALFITEADPEADTKVTPDDTIERIVAGYLKACTRSRELIAAIADLDETRELRHGPTDVRWVLMHMVEETARHNGHADIIRELIDGVTGE; encoded by the coding sequence ATGACCTTCGATCTGGCGATCAAGCGCTCGGACCCGCCGTACGTCGCGCCCGAGCCCGAGTCCCTCACAGCCTGGCTGGACTGGCACCGGGCCACGCTGCTGACCAAGTTGGACGGGCTGTCCGAGGAGCAGGCCCGCTACTCGCCGGTGCCCTCGGGCACGAGTCTGCTGGGGCTGGTCAAGCACCTCACCGAGTGCGAGCACTACTGGATCGCCCGGTGCGTGGCCGAGGTTGACGAGCCGGCGCTCTTCATCACCGAGGCGGACCCGGAGGCGGACACCAAGGTCACCCCGGACGACACGATCGAGCGGATCGTGGCCGGCTACCTGAAGGCCTGCACCCGCAGCCGGGAGCTCATCGCCGCGATCGCGGACCTGGACGAGACCCGTGAGCTGCGCCACGGCCCGACCGATGTGCGATGGGTGCTGATGCACATGGTCGAGGAAACGGCACGGCACAACGGGCACGCCGACATCATCCGCGAGCTGATCGACGGCGTCACCGGCGAATAG
- a CDS encoding GPP34 family phosphoprotein, with amino-acid sequence MTDALPYLTYLLAYDPAVHGPFNRARTAALVRAAVVVELALRGQLAEADGVVRPTGAPVERDPVLAAARPRCDAQPAGWAQLLRRDRAQTLRAVEDRLAATGLLTVEERQTLVVPTRWVTLTTPEAADAVRRRVAALLASPGPARRVPPGDAALAALAAAAGLPPAHRGHPRGAAMTRRLADVAPGLAQAIRNLPADLARSTRLPAGPHHEGPGEPPAAAAPS; translated from the coding sequence GTGACTGATGCGCTGCCGTACCTCACGTATCTGCTCGCTTACGACCCCGCCGTCCACGGTCCGTTCAACCGGGCCAGGACCGCCGCCCTGGTCCGCGCCGCGGTGGTCGTCGAACTGGCGCTGCGCGGTCAGCTCGCCGAGGCCGACGGAGTCGTCCGCCCGACCGGGGCGCCCGTGGAACGGGACCCCGTGCTGGCCGCCGCCCGTCCCCGCTGCGACGCCCAGCCGGCCGGCTGGGCCCAGCTGCTGAGACGCGACCGCGCCCAGACCCTGCGAGCGGTGGAGGACCGGCTCGCCGCCACGGGCCTGCTCACCGTGGAGGAGCGGCAGACCCTGGTGGTCCCGACCCGCTGGGTGACCCTCACCACTCCCGAGGCCGCCGACGCCGTCCGCCGCCGGGTGGCCGCCCTGCTGGCGTCGCCCGGCCCGGCCCGCCGCGTTCCGCCGGGCGACGCCGCCCTGGCAGCCCTGGCCGCCGCGGCCGGCCTGCCCCCCGCGCACCGCGGCCACCCCCGCGGCGCCGCCATGACCCGCCGCCTCGCCGATGTCGCCCCGGGCCTCGCCCAAGCCATCCGCAACCTTCCCGCCGACCTCGCCCGGAGCACCCGCCTCCCGGCGGGACCACACCACGAAGGCCCGGGCGAGCCACCGGCGGCCGCAGCGCCGTCGTGA